From Hypomesus transpacificus isolate Combined female chromosome 3, fHypTra1, whole genome shotgun sequence:
ATTAAGTTACTTGTTTATTATCCAAATCTGTGTAATTTATGTTTTGTCTTTAGTTTCTCAAACACTTGTGAAAGAAAGTCTCGGGCAGAGAGTAAGAATATGAAGAATTTAAAATAACCTttgcatgttgttgttgtggtgtatGTGTTGTAGTACATCCATTTTGTCAGATGAGGGCAATGTTTAGTAACACAATTCAAATTCTCGGCTGCAATTGTTAGAAAAATGGGGTTTGTAAGAACTACTGTAAATGGAAGCATTATGTGGGAAACAAGCCCATGTTTTAAGCAGTTTTAAAGGTGTGTTGTGTCATTTTAAGTTTCTTCAACTAATGTAAATAAAGTTGAACACTGGTTCGTTGTCCAGATTTGTTGTGTGGGTAGATTTGTCAGTGAACATTTTTTGGTCTaaatttttcttctttctttccttctctctctctcggtccctTACTcagtctttgtctttgtctctcattttctttctttctttttatcttAAAGAGAATAAGAGGTACAGCGAGACACACAAAGAGATAAGAGATATAAAGAGAGCGGGAGACCAAAGCCATACCGTTATAAAGGACAAATTTATGAATATTATAATTAAACACTACCATCAACATTATAGGCATTCACTAATAATAATGGCATTAAAATGTACTGGAACACTATCTCAATGTCAGATCCAAGCTactggggacagagagaaaaaaattatTAAAGCGTTCTTCTGTGCACTTCTTGAGTTGTAATTTCTGAGGATATTTCAAGTAGAGCGTGCAAACCAATCTTGTGTGATATTAATGTGGTTGACAATGGCCAAATAAGTTCCACTCCAGTTACCATGGTTTTGTGCAGCTCAATCCATTCAAGGCAGCCAAGAACTTGGCAACTAGAACGTTAGAATTAGAAGAATGGCCACTTGTAGTCCCAGTATTCAGTAGGCTGGACAGCACACAAGGCTAGCTGGGAAGCATTGGCTGattcttgaagcaggtgggggagCTGAGGACAGTTATGGTGTTGAAAGCTAAAGAACTGCATAAAGACTAACTGTATTGAGAGTGATATAAAACATATAAATAACCACAACAGACCTAATCAAAATGTCACTCACTGTGACCTGTTAATTTGCATTGTCAAACATGTCAATTTGAATATTAAAAGAAGGAGATTATGAGGTTTTACAACCATGTGCTACAATATCTGGTCATATGGCACCGTATAGAAAGTAGGTCACTGTTAAGTATGGCATGGGTACATTTGTACTCAGACTGCCCTGTCCTTTGTGCTCAGGTTGCTGTGTCATGCCACGGACAGCATCTCGGCCACACACGGTTGGTTCAGACTATCGAATGATGCTCTTACGTAATGACACCACAACTTAAATCTGATTATCACTGCGTCCAGGGAGGAAGAGCCTTCGGcaactgcccctcctcctcctgctcatgCCCTGCCTTAGGTTAATACAGGTCGTTCTCTTTCATGGGTTTACATGCATCACACCATACAGGACTACACCTTGGCAACACAGCAGTGTACTGCCCAGTCACTCAGCTGCTACTTGGGACTCGAGCATATTAAGATAGTCTTTGTTAATGTTTTAATGTTTTGAATCAGATTGATGCATGCTGACAACATTTTATTCAAACTACATTAACCCTGAAACTGTATACTCGTAAAACATGAAGGCCCATTTGATTCATTAAGAAATGCTGCTGAATGTGCTTTGGGattatgtacacagaaaatacaAGACAATATACAAGGTCTTTAAGTCAAGTAATTTATTTGTCCCTTTTTGAAAGTAGCACATTTTGAAACAAACTCAAACAATTAGGTCATTCAAAAAAAATTACCGCATTTCATACAAAATATATTGGTAGCTTTTttgagttttctttttttacataaaaGCATTTTTCTCAAACATTTAGCTAATGTTAAAATAAGGGATCAAGTGCAAATTTGTGCATGTAATAAAAACGAGACGACAGTGGTGGTCAGTGCTGTGAAGAGTCGCTTGGTCATTGACAGAGTTATGCCTTCTCATATGTTCGTACAGCCTGGACTCCTTCAAAGGTTAAGGTCTGTGTGGGGGAAAGAGGTTTGGGATCAAGTGACTCATCTGATgatacacaaacatgcacacaccatctctctcttttactaaATATCAATATGCCATAGTTATGTCACTGAATAAACCACAGGTACATAAACCTTGTTACTCTTGACAACTCACCATGACCAGTTTCCCATCCTTGATCTCGCGGACAAACTTTGTCTCCTTGCCACCCCACTTCTGTACGTGCACCAGCTTGTCTCCTTCCATGGTAACAGTGGACTGCAAGAGGTGTACAGAGCAGTTCTGTTACAGCTACAGTATGAATATCAAAGTCGAACCATGCAAGCGACAGGGCTAACACTTTAGATGTAGTTGATATTATTAACTAAATAATGATATATTTGGCTAATTATTGCTTGTACTATTGCATGTTCATCTGAAAACATATGAAACTCGCAAAGAACATCCAATATTGTTCCTGAGAACTGTGTTTTAAAGAGTAGCATAGTTCCATTGGAATATTTGTTTACTACTAAAGTTTGAGGTGCAGATGATGTTTGATACATACTTTGACATTACGGTCGTCTGCAGTCGTTTCGTCAAACTCCTCTCCCAGTTTGAAGGAAATCTCAGTGTTCTTGAAAGTACTCAGCGTCTTAACCACCACTTTGCCTCCTTCTTGACTTACGACAATGGTGGGTTTGGTGACATTGCCCACTTGCCTTGTAGCAAAACCAACACCTGTGtagaaaataatataaaataataataatgttaaaCGTTGGATTGCTTACAATTGATGACTTACTTACAATGTCTCACTATCTTTAATTAGTTTCTTCAATTAATTTTCATTTCATTAATTTAACAGTTGTTATCCAAGGCAACGTACAAATAGTTCATTTagtaagtacagcagaagatcagtGGCATTCATTCATCAGTCATCTACACATATATCTCACCCAGTGCCTTCATGTATTCATCGAAGTTCTGACTGTCAATCAGCTTCCATGTGGCGCAGAATGCATCGACCATTTTGACAGTGCGGTAATCCAACCCTGCAGAACTGAGATTTTAAATTAATGTTGACAGATCGCCTCTGGTCTGTGTCCAGTAACTTTACGAGCTGCATGTCTACCAAATTAATACTGCAAAGAAAGGCGGGGTTTCTCTCGAGTACGAGCTTTCTGTCATCCCATTGGGGGATTTGCAACACTACCTAAACTCTGATTGGTCAACCGAGATGTTGAGAACGGCTTTGTACACCGTTACAGTAATGCAAACTGTACTGGTATTGTGAACACATAAATTAAATTATGAATTCGAACGTCAGATTTATTGACATGTATTACAAGTGTTAATTTGATCGTCTTTCAACGAACCACAGGCTTTTTGAGCCTAATAAGTGATGTATGCAAAGAATGAAAATGTTGGTGCAATATTTTTTAATATAGTCAATATACAAATGTTTAACAAACAACAACTTATAAGGTAAGCTAAAAAAGATTACATGGTATCTTAAAAACGTTTGGTTCTTTTCTTTTTAGTGCACAGCTGCACACTTGTCACTTATTTTCAGGTATTCCTTACTTTGAAGTCTTGCAAAACACACATAAAAGTATCACTACAgtcaaccgtctctggaggaggggatccctctctgaattgctcctcccaaggtttcttcaattttttctcctgttgggagtttttccttgtcttccttgagggtttaggttggttgaggggcagttctatgggcgtatgtgaagccctctgtgatatGCTTGTGTGtcaaaagggctatacaaatacatttgatttgatttgactacATTACTTCAACTCACGCCTCATTCCTTCACTCGTCCTTCACTCAACGACACTTCATGGTGTGCACCCTCCTTCACACCTCCTTTATCAGAATACCGTAAGGCCGGATAGCCCCCTccacaatcttcctctcctctgtctcagaTGAACCCTCCGGAACCGGAACCAGCCAGTAGTCTTCAGCTCTCCTGTGTTTCTCCCTGTAGTTAGGGTTCACCCGGTTCTGGAGGATGATCTTGTAGGTCTTTCCATTCTTCTTTGACACAAACTCATTAGCATAGCCTCTAGCTTGTTCCAGGTCTGGTGTAGAGTAGATGCCTCTGCCATACACCTGCCTTTTGCTGTTGTTCCCTGCCTTGTAATGGGATGCGATGATGCCCTCAGCTCCATCCTTGCTCGAGCCATGATAGGACACTGGCCATTCACCTGCAGAAgactgggttcgaatcccattTGGACCAAGCCAAGTATCATCCCCATATTTGTCCAGTACCTTTAATGCAATCCGGTACCATCCACAAGGACGAGTGtacttctctccacctcttttaAAATCCTGGGTGTCCGATGTTTGGGTGAAGTCATGATCAAACTGCCGGTCAAAGAATTTATCTTCATCAATGTAAAACTCTGTTGCTGAGGCTGTCTGTTTTCGGTTCTCGCTGACAGAGATAAATGAGAACATCCAGTCCACCCATGACACAGGGTTTAGCCAGTTAAGCAGGGACCCCACTCCCAGAGCTGCACCTATCAGAAAGCCGTCCACAGTTAACAGGTTGTCAGGCGTCTTCCCCTGGTTGGCCCTCTGAAACTCTGCCAGGGGCCTGACGCTTGAACCCAGGGCTGCTGAAATGGCCTCATATCGGACGTCTTCGTCAAGCATCGCTGGACTGAGGGCAGTTGACACCACAGACACTGGTCATGCAGTTAGGTCTTGTTGTACTGTTGGCGAATGTAGCTAGTCAGTGAACAAACACAGAGGACTGTTAAACTCTTGGTTACACCCATGTATACGTGGCTAGGATACTTTCACTTTCTTTTCTTGTCAGCAGGAAATGTTTACAAAACTGGAAacctttagtgtgtgtgtgttaggataAAGAAAAATGCTACCCCAAAAGAATGGAGTTGTTTTGTGTACGGAAACAAGGTTTAGTACAGTAGCTTCCTGTAAGGATTGCAAAATGTAAACCAAACCAAGGCTGTGGACAAGGTCAAGAGCCGCAAGTTAACCAGTCTTTGTTTCTCCCTTCAAATTAAGGACATAGCAAACTTGAATACAAAGGAAAAAAGTTTCATTTGCCGCAATGAACGATTAAAAGTCATGGAATTATCTATAATATTTATTAAATCTTTTAACAGCTTGTATTTTCAGGTAGTTTCCTGTAAATTCCCTGAACATTTATGGTAAAGAAAGAAATAGGAAAGTAATCAGATCATGTGCAGTTGATGTAATGAATGGGCCATGGTTGTCTAGCacatgtgacagtgtgtaaatgtACTTTGAACTTGTTTTACAGTCTTCTCACAACTAAGGATTCATAGTAAATGTGTACATACCACATTCTGGTAGACCTTGTGTACATTAAGTTTACAAAGAGGGGAACAACAATTATAACAACAAAAAATTTACTATATATATAATTGAGAGAGGACTAAAATAGAATCTGAACCAAATAGGAATGAACAGGACTGAACTGACACCAACACCCAAAATCTTCCATTAATCATCATGTACATATGGATCATACAGTAGTTGATTACTAATGCCATGAAATGTGAACAATCATAACATTCAGAAtacaagtaagtaagtaagactttatttatatagcacttttcatacaagaattgcagctcaaagtgctttacataaaatcaacaaaaacaataatacaagtttgatctaactagccgcactctatctgcggtctctcgaatccgtcttagatccgagctgccacttgcagtttctaatacacaaacatgacaagggggtAGACAGGACGGGAAGATatagcataacatgaggagagagacaagaacaAAAAGGCAACTCCCAgactatgctcctagaggagtacagtgaaggaacaggcaaaaaacacCTCAACACAAAAGtacatacattgtacaacattacagaaccacatgacttgcaacggggagggggggaggggtatggacaagcagcatctggacctgcagccatgataagcgctggtcacagacctgccagccacaccgggggaacaagcaggcgaaggcgttggatgggggaaggggtgtaagttagtgtatgagtgtgcctggGTTGGCGCCTTCGTCTgggccacaatcagtcagattctcagttTGCAGATAGTATTGGTCATGACAAAATGAGTATAGACACTGGAATTTAGGAATCCGACATTCATTTGAATAACCTACTGTTCTCGTTTTCTTGACCAACACTCAAAGTAAACACCACATTTGATGTTGCTGAATACATCTTAACTGACACTGCAGAAAGCTTTACTTTAATCAAAATCATTATTACTTTGATCAGACTCATCCATTTCTTTTGTCTGGCCTGTATTTGGACTGTAATCAAAACAAACATCATTGTCATCATCACTGTCAGAGACAGTAAAGATATCTTCGTTGCTGAGATCAGAATCACTGTGGCTTTGATTATTTCTTTTATCTCTTGAATCAGGATCCTGTAAGGACGAATTGAGCGCTCAACTATGAGTCTCTCCTTCTCAGCTGAGGTCCCCTCTGGCAGAGGAATCAACCAATAATCTTCTTCCCCCTCACAtatttctctcttttggattgATCCTGACTGCATGACGACTCTGTAAATATTCCAATTTTTCTTAGACTGAAAAGTCTTAGTGTACCCAGGGGCTTAAGGCTTTACTTAGCTTTGGTGTTGAGTAGATCCCTCTCCCATAAACATCTCCACCTCCAGCTTTGTAATGAGACCTGATGATACCTTTGGCTCCTTCAATCCTGGTTCCATGATGAGACCAGCCACTCTTCTGGAACAGACTCACTCTGCCACCCATCTGTACCCAACCAGGTGTTCCCATCAGGGTATTTATCTTTAACCTTGAGGGCCATGCGATACCATCCACATGGACGTTCATATGGCATTACCCCTCGTACAAGCATCAGATGTAGAGTCATCAGTAAAGTCAAAATCATATGGGGGGTCAAAGAATTCAGATTCATCTATGAAGAGTTTGTCTTGGAGAGCTgagagtttacttagaactctTCTGAAAGAAGCAGCCACATCATCAGAGCTCTTTCTCATTTTCATCCGATTCTGAATGCTCACTCTCAGTTTCCAACGCTACTGAATCCTTGCTCACATCATTTCCAACAACGGAGGCCACTTGTTGAGGAGGGTTGGATTACCAAGGAGGGCTGCAAGGGCTGTGGTTGTATAAAGGAAGAACACATGGTCAGAAAGTACCCACCCATTACACTTTTGATTTGACTAAAGGTATGAAGTATGGTTATACAACCTAAAATGATGTCTAAAATTGAATAATATATCCTCACAGCTTACCAGTGTGAATGCATAATAATAGCTTAAAGCCAGTCAACAGACTGGTGGCCGaactatacaagtcattaaaaactTGTATAAACTTGTTTCCCAGTTCAGTTTCATTCCCATACATAATTCAGTGTTTGAGCACACTTGCACCTTATGTATAGTTTGTCGTGCATATaatctgtacattgtatgataTATGTATTGCTTGAGAGTCGCTAACTATGGAGGAAGCAATGTACAAACATCCTTGCCAGGAATCACAAGACCTTTCTTAACATGACAGGAAGTGTCATTCCATTCCAGGGTGTGACCTTATTCATCATCATTCACTTTGACAACTGTGACAATTCCGACTTGATCAGAGATCTGTAAAATGAATCGTTCCCAGTCAGCTGAACATAAGCGTGTGTTCACTTTAatcaatacttagtttatataCATTATTTGACACACAAAAGATTACCATATTGTAGATCAAACCCAATTACATTTCTGTGTTACTCTCTTGGCAAATGATATAGCATCATAGAAAACAATAGTTGCCCTGTATTTTCCCAAAATGTAGGATGAAAAACTCTTAATTTACTTGACTCTACGTGCTATTTATACTAAAGCCTTCTTACTAAGGGGACATTATTGCAGCAAACTTTAACAAATAGGCTTCTGTGAAAATCACTGTGTTGccatctcttccccctccctccttacaACAAGTGATCATATTATAGGTTGACAAAGGAGGGGGATCCATTTTGAATAACACACAAATCAATCTTGAATATAATATTTAAATACCAACTCATATACAACCATGAAAGCTGAATGCATAGCAGAGCTGTACTGTACTTGACAACcattacagtatgtttgacattTCACCTGTATTGTTTAATCGTTGCCATTTTAAATCCCTGAAATCCACAAACCCAGATCATTGCGCACACTAGTAAAACATGATTCATTGGTAATACAATCTCGATGTAAGGTCTCAGAGATCAAAGAGGAGTGACAGCACTTTTGAATACGGTGAAGAAGAAAGAATTGAGAGAGTGAGGTAGGAGGGACAAAGTAGAATTGGCTCTTGTCCATATTATTAAGGCAtgccagagaaagaaagagagatacagagggaaAAAGATACAGGGGGTGGAGATTACCAAAGTAAGAGTATTTTGAACATCATCTCACTCCAGAGTAAACAGTCTcagttctcctctcttccctcctacTTGTATCATAATGTTTTGCTGTGTCCATGCGTTATTTGGCACACAAACCACCCTCAGTCGCAGATTGTCTGGTTGATTGACACCACAGGGACAAGGTCCGTCTGGATGCGGGCCTATCTGAAAACCCCCACATTGATTGACAGGGCCACCTCTGGCTTCCTGGTTTTGGTGGACTGAGGCCTCTTGTCTGGTCCAGCCCTCTGGATGGTCCCAGTTGGAGGTTGCTCCCTAGTGGAGAGAATGAAAATCCCAATttacaaagaaagaaaataattcTACTAGTATTACTCCAAATTATTTGATTACGAGCCAAACTGCCGAACTTTATTGTAGTTCAGGTATGCTAACAGAAGTGGATGTTGGTGTCTATAAGCCCCACCCTTTATTGTAGTTCACCTATGCTAGCAGAAGTGGATGTTGGTGTCTATAAGCCCCACCCTTTATTGTAGTTCAGGTATGCTAGCAGAAGTGGATGTTGGTGTCTATAAGCCCCACCCTTTATTGTAGTTCAGGTATGCTAGCAGAAGTGGATGTTGGTGTCTATAAGCCCCACCCTTTATTGTAGTTCAGGTATGCTAGCAGAAGTGGATGTTGGTGTCTATAAGCCCCACCCTTTCCTGCGTTGCTCTgcttcctctctcagcctctgctGACCCTGTTCATCTTGTAGGGTGCTGAAGTCCCGGTTGTTGTCAATCAGCAGATTCTGGCCAATCAGGAGACAGAAGGATTCCAGATATATCAGTGGAGTGGAATGTTGAGTGTGACAGAGCAGCAGCATTCTTACTGGACTAAATCCTAATTGACCACCAGTCCAAGAGGGAGGGGCTAATAGGAGTCTATTAGCCTACCTTGACACCGATGATGTCACCGTCTTTGAGATGAAATGGGGCACCCAGCAGAGACTCcggctttttcttctttttccgtTTCGACACCTGCTGGCTCTGTTCACCCCATCAGACAGGAAACAAGAAAGAAGAAAGGCAACACATTAGAATCCTCACAGAAGCAACCATCTTTAGTTTGTGTCATGTGAAAAGAGTTAGCGCTGATCACAAATTCAAATGAACCGCATACCCACATCCATGCCCCCCCATGCCCCAATCACTCTCTTATTGCCCCATGACAGTCTCCTCTCAAATGCCCTGGCAaccttagccccccccccccccccccccccagccggcctcctcctctctctcacccagctggagatggtgtccCAGGTGTGCTTGTCTGCCTGGTGTTTGGCCAGCAGCAGGGAGTCAGGGGAAAGGCCGGAGTGGGCGGCCAGGGCCGAGCGCAGGCAGCGCGGGGCAGAGTCCCGGGAGGCGTCCCAGACCAGCTCCTCTGGAGGGTagtaccccctctcccctggcacGCCCATCTGAACATGCAGCAGCAACTCCTTAGGTCTGAGGGGTAGAGAtcgggagagacagaaagggagaaaggaggagaaaaggaggttgaggatagaggagatgaggagatcAATGAAGGAAtggaaggaacagagagagggagaggaatagAAATTAACAAATGAGCATTGAGTGTTGTAATGAAAATGTTATTGAGACTTCCAATGAAATAGAATGAGGCGCCACCTAGTGGCACTAGCCCCTCGCTGTCACTATTTAGGATTCAGGCCCCTACCCTAGATCCTCCTCTTTGAGGAGCTGCTGCACACAGATATCTGCCCCACTGCCCAGCTTCAACTTCCTGAAAGAGGCAAAGGTGAAGGGAAAAAAGCAAGGaagaacatttaaaaacaggGTTTCAAAAGGGCTAAAGCAAGGCTTGAAAGTGCCCTGTCTAAATAAAGGACAAAACATGAACTAATGGAGAAGGGGAGAGCTGGTGAGAGGGAGGTAGTGAGGACCAGACTCAGGTACCGCAGGGTGAGCTGGTGTCCTCTGAGGACGCGGCTCAGTCTCTGTCCCTCCAGGTGCCACAGCCgcaggaaggcaggtgtgggcgcacacacacactgcagggctGGCAGGGTCAGCAcctgacacacaaatacacaaagatTGTTGACAAAGAACATTTGAAAAGAAAGCCAAGTGAATCTGGCCTTGGGGCAGGTGATTTCCACGCCGTTTAACGGCAGGGTATGGCAAAATTATAAAATGTATTGCACACATGTATAGGGCTGTTCTGCGGGCCTCCTACCAGTGTGCGTTCTAGACtaatgacacacaaacattcattcagtcacacacgcacacacactaattaCCTGAGTCTTCAGGTTCTCCAGTGTGGCCTCCTCTGTGATCTCTACCTGTCCCACAATCCTCAGCTCTGTCATGGCCCCtcccactaaacacacacaaaggattTTAAAACCTGGAAAAATAGACCACTACACCattaaatctgtgtgtgtgggtgtgtgtgtgtgtgtgtgcgtgtctctgtgtgtgtgtcacctgcagTCAGAACCTCCAGCCGCTGCTGATCTCCTGGTCTCTCAGCAGTGTGACTGACatctgtttccatggagactGTTGCCTCGTCAGTCTGATTCACGTAAAGCCAAACAGTAAGCTTGATAAAACCCTGATAAAAAGAGGGAAATGGGATAAGGGGGaaaaagagtaaaagagagaaaaaaagattgcTTATAATGACAATCCCCGTGCTCAACAGAAAGTTTAAATTCACCACATCGACTACAGGGCCACTGGAACACAGCCAGTGACTCAAGTGAGAAGCCAAAAGATGGAGTACCTTGGGAGGTAGATGTCCCTCAGTGACAACTAATGTGTCGCCATGACTGATTTTcaactcagagagagaggcatcctgggggggggggggggggagagacgtgacGTTAAATCAAGCCATTACTGAAAGAGAAGGAAATGAGAAATATGGCTGCTCACCTCATCCATCAGCGCCTCTCCAACCTCCTCACACCAGTCCAGCTTCCTCAAGTGCCAACAGTCGCCTGTATGCAAcagacatgtaaatgtaataaatgtTGGCACTACAGTTGGACTTTCAGAGTGGTCTACGCAATGAATACAAACTATAAATACCTTCAAGACCAGCTTCTTCCAGCATTCTCTTCAGACACTGATAGAAAACATCACAATACATTTCAGGCAGGCATTAACCCACACAAAGACATTCTGccaaacgcacgcacgcacaaacacacacacgcacagccctCACCTCCTTCACTGAGCTGCTCTCCTCCACGATGATGTCTCTCTCCTTGCCAGAGGAGGGCGCCGTTCCCACAGAGAAGTGAAGGAACAGCTGCGAAtgaaaaatgtaaaaacatctATAATCTGTGAAGAAAATGAATAGGAGGCACATAGAATGTAGCTTGAAATCACCTTAACCGTGGTACTGCAGTCGGCTGGCTGTCACACTCCTGGGGAGACTCACCTGTGTGGCTTTGGGGGCGGTTCCAGGGCATAAGGTCAGAGAGGTCATGAGCCTAACCCCGGCTTCCCGGACACTCAGGTCCTCACACACTGTGGGAAGagaacacaaaagcacacacacacatatacagtatatgtgtttatatcaaACCACAAACATACATTCTAAATCATTCTAGACGGCTATTCTGAACCACAGCGTTCAAACACATCCAAGGTGTCTGGCTTTCTGGTGAGATAGCAATGCTAATGAGTCATAGGTCATTCAGAGGTCATGCTTGTGTTACAGTACCTGGGGGCAGTAGCCTGCCTCTGCGGTCCATCTGCCTCAGACAGCACTCTACACCTGTGGAGTTACAATCCAAACCAGACAGTGAACAGAAGCACTAGAAACGGCCCTAGCAGTA
This genomic window contains:
- the fabp7a gene encoding fatty acid binding protein 7, brain, a — encoded protein: MVDAFCATWKLIDSQNFDEYMKALGVGFATRQVGNVTKPTIVVSQEGGKVVVKTLSTFKNTEISFKLGEEFDETTADDRNVKSTVTMEGDKLVHVQKWGGKETKFVREIKDGKLVMTLTFEGVQAVRTYEKA